In Coleofasciculus sp. FACHB-1120, one genomic interval encodes:
- a CDS encoding beta-ketoacyl-ACP synthase: MEIVVTGIGLVSALGNSLQTSWQRLIAGQTGIQLYQPFPELAPRPLGLIGKQPAELATLTQRVVAMALEDAGLVSPLPDCGVVIGSSRSYQASWEKLAREFYQDAEPVKSRLCKHLPTQAFLETLPHMNAIAAARQIGATGSVLAPMAACATGIWAIAQAASLLQTGHCQRVIAGAVEAPITPLTLTGFQQMGALAQTGAYPFERRREGLALGEGGAVLVLESAELAKCRSARIYGQVLGFGLTSDAYHSNAPEPGSWSAIAAVKQCCDRSNLSLADIDYIHAHGTATQLNDQNEAQLIEYLFPQTVPVSSTKGATGHTLGASGALGVAFSLMALKHQILPPCVGLKEPEFDLDLVTVPRQGEIKQVLCFSFGFGGQNAVVALGQI; this comes from the coding sequence TTTCCAGAACTTGCTCCCCGACCCTTAGGACTGATCGGCAAACAACCCGCTGAGTTAGCAACCCTGACTCAGCGGGTTGTTGCTATGGCGCTGGAAGATGCTGGTTTAGTTTCGCCTTTGCCCGACTGTGGAGTCGTCATTGGTTCGAGTCGCTCCTATCAGGCATCTTGGGAGAAATTGGCGCGGGAGTTTTATCAGGATGCCGAACCAGTAAAATCGCGGCTATGCAAACACCTGCCAACCCAGGCTTTTTTGGAGACACTGCCCCACATGAACGCGATCGCAGCCGCTCGTCAAATCGGGGCAACTGGGTCAGTCTTGGCACCAATGGCGGCTTGTGCAACTGGAATTTGGGCGATCGCGCAAGCCGCTTCGCTCTTGCAAACTGGGCACTGTCAGCGAGTCATTGCTGGGGCAGTGGAAGCACCGATTACACCGCTGACCCTGACAGGGTTTCAGCAGATGGGCGCTTTAGCTCAAACGGGTGCTTATCCTTTTGAGCGGCGGCGAGAAGGCTTAGCCTTGGGAGAGGGGGGAGCCGTCTTGGTACTAGAATCCGCAGAATTGGCAAAGTGTCGCTCAGCACGGATTTATGGTCAAGTCCTGGGATTTGGCTTGACATCAGATGCTTATCATTCAAATGCGCCAGAGCCAGGAAGTTGGAGTGCGATCGCGGCGGTAAAGCAATGTTGCGATCGCAGCAACCTTTCCCTTGCGGACATTGATTACATTCACGCTCACGGTACCGCTACCCAACTCAATGACCAAAATGAGGCGCAGCTAATTGAGTATTTATTTCCCCAAACGGTGCCGGTCAGTTCTACGAAGGGAGCCACAGGTCATACACTGGGAGCATCGGGAGCCTTAGGTGTCGCTTTCTCCCTAATGGCATTGAAGCATCAGATATTGCCACCGTGCGTGGGGTTAAAGGAACCAGAATTTGATTTAGATTTAGTCACGGTACCGCGTCAAGGTGAAATTAAACAGGTGCTTTGTTTCAGCTTTGGTTTTGGGGGGCAGAATGCGGTGGTAGCGTTGGGGCAAATATAG